The following proteins are co-located in the Leptospira selangorensis genome:
- the gspD gene encoding type II secretion system secretin GspD, with amino-acid sequence MRKTDLRARYLRNAAFAFLLLFSVNEGLLSQASKKGTKRNTTPPAEDTKEKTFYANWRDTELNDFLKGMSAILKKNILLDESLKGKKITIISQKEIPIKNAFPFMKAVLESMGFAIVEEVDLITIVKLKDALARSPYVRVGKEPIPETEALDNRIITQIIPVENVKPEELEPILKRLTSPNTDIIVYRNTNTIVLSGSTADINKLLTLVNELDVRPDESTPGAVASAGDVHIYTLEFNEAEKIAATLIKLDNPVVGDQPLPSGAPGAPPPPAPKVEKIKAVAHKESNSVIVTATEAEWNEIRKIIRVLDAARKQVLLEVLIVELSSTDTNDFGIDWRFQGQGPYSQFNSGLAKEGNIINSSGRINPNLNTLSGFSLGFVQAGAQQILGILSANQGNENFNVLSAPQVLTLDNQEAEINVGQDVPVRTQSRNAGLGGANAVTVDNYEYRPTGIKLKFTPHVNKNNRITLDLLQEIKNIASIALAGGNPTFNRREVKTTITIDNRQTIVIGGLISNDKQKRLIKIPLLGDIPYLGWIFRRTTEQLKKTNLMVFITPHILDNRELADKMTVKKKLQQERYEIERERVLNKEATIKERGE; translated from the coding sequence ATGCGCAAAACAGATTTACGAGCCAGATATTTAAGAAACGCAGCATTCGCGTTCTTACTTCTTTTTTCGGTGAACGAAGGTTTACTCTCCCAGGCTTCCAAAAAAGGAACTAAGAGAAATACGACCCCGCCTGCGGAAGATACAAAGGAAAAAACCTTTTATGCTAACTGGAGAGATACTGAACTTAATGATTTTCTAAAAGGGATGAGCGCGATCCTAAAGAAAAACATTCTTTTGGATGAGAGTTTAAAGGGTAAGAAGATCACAATTATCTCTCAAAAAGAGATCCCTATAAAAAACGCATTTCCTTTCATGAAGGCGGTTTTGGAATCCATGGGATTCGCGATAGTAGAAGAAGTGGATCTGATCACTATCGTAAAATTAAAGGACGCACTTGCTAGATCTCCATATGTTAGAGTAGGTAAGGAACCGATTCCAGAAACGGAAGCGTTAGATAACCGCATTATCACCCAGATCATTCCGGTAGAAAATGTAAAACCGGAAGAATTGGAACCTATCTTAAAAAGATTAACTTCTCCTAATACAGATATTATCGTTTATAGAAATACGAATACGATTGTACTTTCCGGATCTACTGCTGACATCAATAAACTACTTACTTTAGTAAACGAGTTAGATGTAAGACCGGATGAATCTACACCTGGCGCAGTCGCTTCTGCGGGTGATGTTCATATTTATACATTAGAATTTAATGAAGCGGAGAAGATCGCAGCTACTCTTATCAAGTTGGATAATCCGGTAGTAGGAGACCAACCTCTTCCAAGTGGAGCACCTGGTGCACCACCTCCTCCAGCTCCTAAAGTGGAAAAGATCAAAGCAGTTGCTCATAAAGAGTCCAACTCTGTAATCGTTACCGCGACTGAAGCAGAATGGAATGAGATCCGTAAAATTATCCGAGTTTTAGATGCTGCAAGAAAGCAGGTTCTATTAGAAGTATTGATCGTGGAACTTTCTTCCACTGATACGAATGACTTCGGTATTGACTGGAGATTCCAAGGACAAGGACCTTATAGCCAGTTCAACTCAGGACTTGCTAAAGAAGGGAATATCATCAACTCAAGCGGTAGGATCAACCCGAACCTAAACACTTTATCAGGTTTCTCTCTCGGTTTCGTCCAAGCCGGCGCACAACAGATCTTAGGGATCTTAAGTGCAAACCAGGGAAATGAAAATTTTAACGTATTATCCGCACCTCAAGTTCTCACCTTGGACAACCAAGAAGCTGAGATCAACGTTGGACAGGACGTTCCGGTAAGAACCCAAAGCCGTAACGCAGGTTTGGGTGGTGCAAACGCAGTGACGGTGGATAACTACGAATATCGTCCAACAGGTATTAAATTAAAATTCACTCCTCACGTGAATAAGAATAATCGTATCACTTTAGATCTTTTGCAAGAGATCAAAAACATCGCCTCCATTGCACTTGCAGGAGGAAACCCGACCTTCAATAGAAGGGAAGTGAAAACCACAATCACTATAGATAATAGACAGACGATCGTAATCGGGGGTTTGATATCCAACGATAAACAAAAACGTCTGATCAAGATCCCATTACTCGGAGATATTCCTTATCTGGGTTGGATCTTCCGTAGAACTACTGAACAATTAAAAAAGACCAATTTGATGGTATTTATCACTCCACATATCTTGGATAATCGTGAACTTGCTGATAAGATGACTGTTAAGAAAAAGTTACAACAAGAAAGATATGAAATTGAAAGGGAAAGGGTTCTAAACAAGGAAGCCACCATCAAGGAACGCGGAGAATAA